In the Microtus pennsylvanicus isolate mMicPen1 chromosome 6, mMicPen1.hap1, whole genome shotgun sequence genome, one interval contains:
- the LOC142852168 gene encoding voltage-dependent P/Q-type calcium channel subunit alpha-1A-like isoform X1 — translation MHSTPQARRKEWEMARFGDEMPGRYGAGGGGSGPAAGVVVGAAGGRGAGGSRQGGQPGAQRMYKQSMAQRARTMALYNPIPVRQNCLTVNRSLFLFSEDNVVRKYAKKITEWPYPLPQPGRLRLPSSSPPPPLLFLHLFLLFLLHPLRD, via the coding sequence AATGGCCCGCTTTGGAGACGAGATGCCGGGCCGCTACGGCGCAGGCGGAGGAGGCTCAGGGCCGGCCGCCGGGGTGGTCGTGGGCGCCGCGGGCGGCCGAGGAGCCGGGGGCAGCCGGCAGGGCGGGCAGCCCGGAGCGCAGAGGATGTACAAGCAGTCGATGGCGCAGAGAGCGCGGACCATGGCCCTCTACAACCCAATCCCCGTCCGCCAGAACTGCCTCACGGTCAACCGCTCCCTGTTCCTCTTCAGTGAAGACAACGTGGTGAGAAAATACGCCAAAAAGATCACGGAATGGCCATATCCTTTGCCCCAGCCCGGGCGGCTgcgcctcccctcctcctctccacctcctcctcttctctttctccacctcttcctcctcttcctcctccaccctctGCGGGACTGA
- the LOC142852168 gene encoding voltage-dependent P/Q-type calcium channel subunit alpha-1A-like isoform X2, with translation MARFGDEMPGRYGAGGGGSGPAAGVVVGAAGGRGAGGSRQGGQPGAQRMYKQSMAQRARTMALYNPIPVRQNCLTVNRSLFLFSEDNVVRKYAKKITEWPYPLPQPGRLRLPSSSPPPPLLFLHLFLLFLLHPLRD, from the coding sequence ATGGCCCGCTTTGGAGACGAGATGCCGGGCCGCTACGGCGCAGGCGGAGGAGGCTCAGGGCCGGCCGCCGGGGTGGTCGTGGGCGCCGCGGGCGGCCGAGGAGCCGGGGGCAGCCGGCAGGGCGGGCAGCCCGGAGCGCAGAGGATGTACAAGCAGTCGATGGCGCAGAGAGCGCGGACCATGGCCCTCTACAACCCAATCCCCGTCCGCCAGAACTGCCTCACGGTCAACCGCTCCCTGTTCCTCTTCAGTGAAGACAACGTGGTGAGAAAATACGCCAAAAAGATCACGGAATGGCCATATCCTTTGCCCCAGCCCGGGCGGCTgcgcctcccctcctcctctccacctcctcctcttctctttctccacctcttcctcctcttcctcctccaccctctGCGGGACTGA